Proteins encoded in a region of the Haloglomus salinum genome:
- a CDS encoding ATP-binding protein has product MTFDAAEDALLRALGEHNPWWEPGGEAFDLPDRAKSDFYHLARPDGPGSQFEDQRLLGLVGRRGVGKTTLLKQFIAHRIEDGADPEQFCYVPFGADPLYQLQSDEGLRQAIRYYEGRILGRVEDPTPHFVFLDDVHLVEHPSKPKVEGWGTPVADMLDAAPGRHVVVTANAGVQIDRELERVDFPPDAAATQPILPEKFRDHCYTLYPELERGDTRVSPTPIREGDGSLPDALEAGDPGALAETLRSQYDRVSAVERRIQSQVVHYLAVGGVVGYATDGPVESAAELAPEAYTRLRDDVRDALYQDVPGFESVQTIADLERLCALAARNRGVEPVRYQRLVDLFDVDRRTITDSYLPALEQLYLLTGVTEYDNSRPRSVRLYLRDTGLVTALTDGDARGVLNDFGREAALARVAAFDHTMRFAYGLAAAQGTDADPEVTFWRGRSGEVDFVFEVDGTPLPIGLSYRPSGEDAAAAVREFVETYDTPFGIVLTGDSVGTVRPITVEDELVRLPYWFYLLLC; this is encoded by the coding sequence ATGACCTTCGACGCTGCCGAGGACGCGCTCCTCCGGGCCCTCGGGGAACACAACCCGTGGTGGGAGCCGGGCGGGGAGGCCTTCGACCTCCCGGACCGGGCCAAGAGCGACTTCTACCACCTCGCACGGCCGGACGGCCCAGGCAGCCAGTTCGAGGACCAGCGCCTCCTCGGACTCGTCGGTCGTCGCGGGGTCGGGAAGACGACACTCCTGAAGCAGTTCATCGCGCACCGCATCGAGGACGGTGCGGATCCGGAGCAGTTCTGCTACGTCCCGTTCGGTGCGGACCCGCTCTACCAGCTCCAGTCGGACGAGGGGCTCCGGCAGGCCATCCGCTACTACGAGGGGCGCATCCTCGGTCGGGTCGAGGACCCGACGCCGCACTTCGTCTTCCTCGACGACGTCCATCTCGTCGAGCATCCGAGCAAGCCGAAGGTGGAGGGGTGGGGGACGCCGGTCGCCGACATGCTCGACGCGGCACCCGGTCGCCACGTCGTCGTGACCGCCAACGCCGGGGTCCAGATCGACCGCGAACTGGAGCGGGTGGACTTCCCCCCGGACGCGGCAGCGACTCAGCCCATCCTCCCCGAGAAGTTCCGCGACCACTGCTACACGCTCTATCCCGAACTCGAACGGGGCGACACGCGGGTCAGTCCGACCCCCATCCGCGAGGGCGACGGGAGCCTCCCGGACGCCCTCGAGGCCGGCGACCCAGGGGCGCTGGCCGAGACGCTGCGGTCCCAGTACGACCGCGTCTCCGCCGTCGAACGCCGCATCCAGTCGCAGGTCGTCCACTACCTCGCGGTCGGTGGCGTCGTCGGGTATGCCACCGACGGCCCGGTCGAGTCGGCCGCCGAACTCGCGCCCGAGGCCTACACCCGACTCCGTGACGACGTCCGGGACGCCCTCTACCAGGACGTCCCCGGTTTCGAATCCGTCCAGACCATCGCCGACCTCGAACGGCTCTGCGCGCTCGCGGCCCGCAACCGGGGGGTCGAACCGGTCCGCTACCAGCGGCTCGTCGACCTGTTCGACGTTGACCGCCGGACCATCACGGACAGCTACCTCCCCGCGCTCGAACAGCTCTACCTCCTCACGGGCGTCACCGAGTACGACAACAGCCGGCCCCGCTCCGTTCGGCTCTACCTCCGCGACACGGGGCTCGTGACCGCGCTGACCGACGGGGACGCGCGTGGCGTCCTCAACGACTTCGGCCGCGAGGCCGCGCTCGCACGCGTCGCGGCCTTCGACCACACGATGCGGTTCGCGTACGGGCTCGCGGCCGCGCAGGGTACCGACGCCGACCCCGAGGTCACGTTCTGGCGCGGTCGGAGCGGCGAGGTGGATTTCGTCTTCGAGGTCGACGGGACTCCCCTCCCCATCGGGCTCTCCTATCGGCCGTCCGGCGAGGATGCCGCGGCTGCGGTCCGCGAGTTCGTCGAGACGTACGACACCCCGTTCGGCATCGTCCTCACGGGGGACTCCGTCGGCACCGTCCGTCCCATCACCGTCGAGGACGAACTGGTCCGACTGCCGTACTGGTTCTACCTGCTGCTGTGTTGA
- a CDS encoding helix-turn-helix domain-containing protein, protein MTVSEPGRDTTAETLPVDPPDLETVLSAVFGLRASESSAYLGLLRVPDSSAAEVAEELGRDRSNVNRSLRTLRERGFAERRRVLLEEGGHVYRYSPTPLPVLRERMHDALTEWTEGARDCIDEFGADIESTAQTEAEAPEGVYAGRNED, encoded by the coding sequence ATGACTGTTTCCGAGCCCGGCCGAGACACGACGGCCGAGACACTGCCGGTCGACCCCCCTGACCTGGAGACCGTCCTGAGCGCCGTCTTCGGACTCCGGGCGAGCGAGAGTAGCGCGTACCTGGGCCTGTTACGAGTCCCCGATAGCTCGGCGGCCGAGGTCGCCGAGGAACTGGGCCGTGACCGTTCGAACGTGAACCGGTCGCTCCGGACGCTCCGCGAGCGTGGGTTCGCCGAGCGACGCCGTGTCCTCCTCGAGGAGGGCGGCCACGTCTACCGATACAGCCCGACACCCCTGCCGGTGCTCCGCGAACGGATGCACGACGCGCTCACCGAGTGGACCGAGGGTGCCCGGGACTGCATCGACGAGTTCGGCGCCGACATCGAGTCCACCGCACAGACCGAGGCGGAGGCACCCGAGGGCGTCTACGCCGGGCGGAACGAGGACTGA
- a CDS encoding PaaD-like zinc ribbon domain-containing protein, with protein MRRLDPSVDVASDGPATCPYCGSEETTREHPRGPSLCKSIHYCNSCEESFEKMG; from the coding sequence ATGAGGCGGCTCGACCCGAGCGTCGACGTCGCGAGTGATGGCCCGGCGACGTGCCCGTACTGCGGCTCCGAGGAGACGACCCGGGAGCACCCGCGAGGGCCGTCGCTCTGCAAGTCCATCCACTACTGTAACTCATGCGAGGAGTCGTTCGAGAAGATGGGCTGA
- the paaD gene encoding 1,2-phenylacetyl-CoA epoxidase subunit PaaD, which produces MSDAERPDEAGADLPDETFEGEPRYCSYTEYSAGTGHPDLPRTGEGASGIERRVWDVLYEVEDPEMPVSIVDLGLIYNVYVDSASGEARVDMTLTYTGCPARDYLLSSVERAVESVDGVEDALVNLVWSPEWSVEMVTEEGREALREFGVSI; this is translated from the coding sequence ATGAGCGACGCCGAGCGACCGGACGAGGCCGGGGCCGACCTCCCGGACGAGACGTTCGAGGGCGAACCGCGCTACTGTAGCTACACCGAGTACAGCGCGGGCACGGGCCACCCGGACCTCCCGCGGACGGGCGAAGGGGCGAGCGGCATCGAGCGAAGGGTGTGGGATGTCCTGTACGAGGTCGAGGACCCGGAGATGCCCGTCTCCATCGTCGATCTCGGGCTCATCTACAACGTCTACGTCGACAGCGCGAGCGGCGAGGCCCGGGTCGACATGACGCTGACGTACACGGGCTGTCCGGCCCGCGACTACCTGCTGAGCAGCGTCGAGCGGGCCGTCGAGAGCGTCGACGGCGTCGAGGACGCGCTCGTCAACCTCGTGTGGTCGCCGGAGTGGAGCGTCGAGATGGTGACCGAGGAGGGGCGCGAGGCGCTCCGTGAGTTCGGGGTGTCGATATGA
- the paaC gene encoding 1,2-phenylacetyl-CoA epoxidase subunit PaaC — translation MATDETHPWDREYDLGLPDDLSEREQAAVEACLRALADDEFVLAERYTEWQVRGPTLESDLAVANIAQDELGHARLWYDLLEDFGYTESELIWERPPEDFHHATLVERPFERGDWADAIVRGVLYDEFEALRLDALTETEYPRIADRVGKVQGEEHYHREHARNWLERLAEGRGDANPENGRRRVQEALDRLFPHALTLFTPTAREPDIVELGVRPTPLSELRQAWLEAVVPFLTDLGLSTPVPADADPDAVDALLPPERGRAGAHTDAWPDLYDELTFTYRQLDRRDAPRLMADPDDADGGNAGGASR, via the coding sequence ATGGCGACAGACGAGACGCACCCATGGGACCGCGAGTACGACCTCGGGCTGCCGGACGACCTGTCCGAGCGCGAGCAGGCGGCCGTGGAAGCGTGCCTGCGCGCGCTCGCCGACGACGAGTTCGTGCTCGCCGAGCGATACACGGAGTGGCAGGTCCGCGGGCCCACCCTGGAGAGCGACCTCGCGGTCGCGAACATCGCACAGGACGAACTCGGCCACGCGCGGCTCTGGTACGACCTGCTGGAGGACTTCGGCTACACCGAGTCCGAACTCATCTGGGAGCGGCCGCCGGAAGACTTCCACCACGCGACGCTGGTCGAACGCCCCTTCGAGCGCGGTGACTGGGCCGACGCCATCGTTCGCGGGGTCCTCTACGACGAGTTCGAGGCACTGCGCCTCGACGCGCTCACCGAGACGGAGTACCCCCGCATCGCCGACCGCGTCGGCAAGGTCCAGGGCGAGGAGCACTACCACCGCGAACACGCTCGCAACTGGCTGGAGCGGCTGGCCGAGGGACGCGGCGACGCGAACCCCGAGAACGGTCGACGCCGGGTGCAGGAGGCGCTCGACCGACTGTTCCCGCACGCGCTGACGCTGTTCACGCCGACGGCCCGGGAGCCGGATATCGTCGAACTGGGCGTGCGGCCGACGCCACTCTCGGAGCTCCGCCAGGCGTGGCTGGAGGCGGTCGTTCCATTCCTGACCGACCTCGGGCTCTCCACACCCGTTCCCGCCGACGCGGACCCGGACGCCGTGGACGCCCTCCTGCCGCCCGAGCGTGGGCGGGCCGGGGCCCACACCGACGCGTGGCCGGACCTCTACGACGAGCTGACGTTCACCTACCGGCAACTGGACCGCCGGGACGCACCGCGGCTGATGGCGGACCCGGACGATGCAGACGGCGGGAACGCCGGGGGTGCGTCGCGATGA
- a CDS encoding phenylacetic acid degradation protein PaaB, giving the protein MIFEVFRQETEKDYHTHVGNVHAPDEEMARLFAQVAHARRKPANSLWVVPKPEIEEVDADDPGVAMGGTTQKEYRWATNYSTGRMAEEIEESEAEQAEAESTRRRRTEGRQQGGDD; this is encoded by the coding sequence ATGATATTCGAAGTGTTCCGCCAGGAGACGGAGAAGGATTACCACACGCACGTCGGGAACGTCCACGCACCCGACGAGGAGATGGCCCGCCTGTTCGCGCAGGTGGCCCACGCCCGGCGGAAGCCGGCGAACTCGCTGTGGGTCGTGCCGAAGCCGGAAATCGAGGAGGTGGACGCCGATGACCCCGGCGTCGCGATGGGCGGCACCACGCAGAAAGAGTACCGCTGGGCGACCAACTACTCGACGGGACGGATGGCCGAGGAGATCGAGGAGAGCGAGGCCGAGCAGGCCGAGGCCGAGTCCACGCGCCGTCGCCGGACCGAGGGGCGCCAGCAGGGAGGTGACGACTGA
- the paaA gene encoding 1,2-phenylacetyl-CoA epoxidase subunit PaaA, whose translation MDLSTVKERAGPRQFGPTDEMPLEYREAATRMIQFHANSEIMGAYIERPFIRQAPSLDRKLAVSAQVQDEIGHGQLLYRAAENLGVKTREQMLDELANGEGKFLNCFHYPLDNWYELPMIMFFVDGAAMRRQASLKRTSWEPYAHAIDKICFEEGFHIKHGEDILRELATGTRRDQEKLQEAFEKWWPRILQFFGPTDDQSTHDDFSQEVGLKTMSNDALRNAFLNAYLPKAEKYGLEIPEYPRVEYHEDRDHYEVYEADLDWDEFVTVAKNELPTGRGQIAKRRRSQDAVEWVRNAIESTPTGGETPATAD comes from the coding sequence ATGGACCTGTCCACGGTTAAAGAGCGGGCGGGCCCCCGGCAGTTCGGGCCCACCGACGAGATGCCACTGGAGTACCGCGAGGCGGCGACGCGGATGATCCAGTTCCACGCCAACAGCGAGATCATGGGCGCGTACATCGAGCGCCCCTTCATCCGGCAGGCGCCGAGCCTCGACCGGAAGCTGGCGGTCAGTGCGCAGGTACAGGACGAGATCGGCCACGGGCAGTTGCTCTACCGGGCGGCCGAGAACCTGGGCGTGAAGACCCGCGAGCAGATGCTCGACGAACTCGCGAACGGCGAGGGGAAGTTCCTCAACTGCTTCCACTACCCGCTGGACAACTGGTACGAGCTGCCGATGATAATGTTCTTCGTCGACGGCGCGGCGATGCGCCGGCAGGCCTCGCTCAAGCGGACGAGCTGGGAGCCGTACGCCCACGCCATCGACAAGATCTGCTTCGAGGAGGGGTTCCACATCAAACACGGCGAGGACATCCTCCGGGAACTGGCCACCGGGACCCGACGCGACCAGGAGAAACTACAGGAGGCCTTCGAGAAGTGGTGGCCCCGCATCCTCCAGTTCTTCGGGCCGACCGACGACCAGTCGACGCACGACGACTTCTCGCAGGAGGTGGGGCTGAAGACGATGAGCAACGACGCGCTCCGGAACGCCTTCCTCAACGCCTACCTCCCGAAGGCCGAGAAGTACGGCCTCGAGATTCCGGAGTATCCCCGCGTCGAGTACCACGAGGACCGGGACCACTACGAGGTGTACGAGGCGGACCTGGACTGGGACGAGTTCGTCACCGTCGCAAAGAACGAGTTGCCGACCGGCCGCGGCCAGATAGCCAAGCGCCGGCGGAGCCAGGACGCCGTCGAGTGGGTCCGGAACGCCATCGAGAGCACCCCCACGGGCGGGGAGACGCCCGCGACCGCCGACTGA